One genomic region from Proteus vulgaris encodes:
- a CDS encoding type VI secretion system Vgr family protein, whose amino-acid sequence MNLKKTTQTLLNGQNRYHLNVQGCDVLFDVEHFTGREAISDTYHYQITFTCQAQDLQPQQLLRRSATLSFTPPINSITALATQEPITKQVHGVITQFRRLSGSVDEARYQLVIEPVFALLRHQIRSHRFFLNQSVPDVVSQILREHNFKDWEFEFTLKNEYPKREQINQYNESDRQFIERLLSEVGIFYSFYLQDQTQTEVIHFADRQSAYIFDKTLPLNSPSGMNDNHQESVWGLSLHHQVVEQNVLTKDYNHRQAQDTLLSAVADMTRGEGDEIHYGEVYHYQARHLTRGDKLTPEAETANFWARLDHERFLTRQMRLKGESNADFLSPLQVLSITDNAIPSSLPSVFQSPILITRLRFSGGREKALQVRFNAIPYSETLCWRPVVKPRPIITGTLTARITSAKDNDIYAHQNEHGFYWVKFDADRDEKPMGYESMPVRLAKPYAGDTYGMHFPLIQGTEVAIAFHEGDPDRPYIAHALHDSRHPDHVTDRNNTRNVIRTPANNKLRMEDKRGEEHIKLSTEYGGKSQLNLGHIVDANRDKRGEGFELRTDSWGAIRAGKGLFISADNQAKAGGEVLAMEEAQSQLTAALIEMQTLTKSAEHASALASNIQQQQESLEKKLIQLKKSVLLATAPDGIALTSGDNLQLSAEENLTLTASQQVDIGAFKKFTLAAGEMMSFFSRMGAKIFTKTGDIEIQAQDGRLSTWSTQDSIISSGKKMVLSAQEELLLSCGGGYIRIKDGNVEIGGPGKLLIKNNGIQKLGPQSVESAMKSFSPEEFSEWFVIKNPLSGEPIANQRYQITLPSGEIIKGISDSEGKTTRINSNAINDILIKLLPYGENE is encoded by the coding sequence ATGAACTTAAAAAAAACAACTCAGACTCTACTTAATGGACAAAATCGCTATCATCTTAATGTACAAGGATGTGATGTTTTATTTGATGTAGAACACTTCACCGGACGCGAAGCAATAAGTGATACCTACCATTATCAAATTACCTTTACTTGCCAAGCTCAAGATTTACAGCCACAACAACTCTTGCGTCGTAGTGCAACCCTATCTTTTACACCGCCAATTAACAGTATTACCGCTTTGGCAACGCAAGAGCCTATCACCAAACAAGTTCATGGTGTTATCACACAATTTCGGCGTTTATCAGGATCTGTGGATGAAGCGCGTTATCAACTCGTTATTGAGCCTGTCTTTGCATTATTACGTCATCAAATCCGCTCTCATCGATTTTTTCTCAATCAATCTGTGCCCGATGTTGTAAGCCAAATTTTACGTGAACATAATTTTAAAGATTGGGAGTTTGAATTTACACTTAAAAATGAATATCCCAAACGCGAGCAAATTAATCAATACAATGAAAGTGATCGTCAATTTATAGAACGACTATTAAGTGAAGTCGGTATTTTTTACTCATTCTATTTGCAAGACCAAACACAAACTGAAGTTATCCATTTTGCCGATCGCCAAAGTGCTTATATCTTTGATAAAACATTACCTCTCAATAGCCCTTCCGGTATGAACGATAACCACCAAGAAAGTGTGTGGGGATTATCATTACACCATCAAGTTGTCGAGCAAAATGTATTAACAAAAGACTATAACCATCGACAAGCGCAAGACACATTATTATCTGCGGTTGCTGATATGACACGTGGTGAAGGTGATGAAATCCACTATGGTGAAGTTTATCATTACCAAGCAAGACATCTTACTCGTGGCGATAAACTCACACCTGAAGCAGAAACTGCTAACTTTTGGGCAAGACTCGATCATGAACGTTTTCTGACTCGACAAATGCGCTTAAAAGGCGAAAGTAATGCCGACTTTTTATCACCGCTCCAAGTGCTTTCTATCACTGATAACGCAATACCTTCATCATTACCGTCTGTGTTTCAATCACCTATTTTAATCACTCGCCTACGCTTTAGTGGTGGTCGGGAAAAAGCACTACAAGTACGATTTAATGCCATTCCTTACAGTGAAACACTATGCTGGCGTCCAGTTGTTAAACCTCGTCCAATTATTACAGGCACACTGACTGCGCGTATTACTAGTGCAAAAGATAACGATATTTACGCTCACCAAAATGAACACGGTTTTTATTGGGTAAAATTTGATGCCGACCGTGATGAAAAACCCATGGGCTATGAAAGTATGCCAGTACGCTTGGCAAAACCTTATGCGGGCGATACCTATGGGATGCATTTTCCGTTAATTCAAGGTACTGAAGTCGCTATCGCCTTTCATGAGGGCGACCCAGACCGACCTTATATCGCCCATGCATTGCATGATTCTCGCCATCCCGATCATGTAACGGATAGAAACAATACACGTAATGTTATTCGTACTCCTGCAAATAATAAGCTGCGAATGGAAGATAAACGCGGTGAAGAGCATATTAAACTCAGTACCGAATATGGGGGTAAATCTCAATTAAATTTAGGTCATATTGTCGATGCCAATCGTGATAAACGTGGTGAAGGTTTTGAGTTACGCACTGATAGTTGGGGAGCAATAAGAGCAGGTAAAGGATTGTTTATTAGTGCAGATAATCAAGCCAAAGCAGGTGGTGAAGTGCTGGCAATGGAGGAGGCGCAGTCACAACTCACTGCTGCATTAATAGAAATGCAAACTCTAACCAAAAGTGCAGAACATGCTAGTGCTCTCGCTTCTAATATCCAGCAACAGCAAGAAAGCCTAGAAAAAAAATTAATCCAATTAAAAAAATCAGTGCTCTTAGCCACTGCCCCTGACGGAATAGCACTAACCAGTGGCGATAATTTACAACTGTCGGCTGAAGAAAATCTCACTCTAACAGCAAGCCAACAAGTTGATATTGGTGCATTTAAAAAATTCACGTTAGCTGCTGGTGAAATGATGAGTTTTTTTTCCAGAATGGGAGCAAAAATTTTCACCAAAACTGGTGACATTGAAATTCAAGCACAAGATGGTCGGCTATCAACATGGTCTACACAAGATTCAATAATAAGTAGTGGTAAAAAAATGGTGTTATCAGCTCAAGAGGAACTACTCTTATCTTGTGGTGGTGGATATATACGAATTAAAGATGGTAATGTGGAAATTGGAGGACCTGGAAAGTTATTAATTAAAAATAATGGCATTCAAAAATTAGGTCCACAAAGTGTAGAAAGTGCCATGAAATCTTTTTCACCAGAAGAATTTAGTGAATGGTTCGTTATTAAAAACCCACTTTCGGGAGAACCGATTGCTAATCAGCGTTATCAAATTACATTACCTAGTGGCGAAATTATAAAAGGCATTTCTGACTCCGAAGGTAAAACAACTCGTATAAATTCTAATGCAATAAACGATATTCTAATTAAATTATTACCTTATGGAGAAAATGAATAA
- a CDS encoding T6SS immunity protein Tli3 family protein yields the protein MRYKLSYFFILLLSTSTLSGCLSLKEKAAIKAEKDKIEQQRQLEELRKTFKPPVVIYRIDDHRFFTLEEFNEKREGYTFYNNTQTQAHFKVYNGSACNFRGRLIWAAQSDEYIAFPAVDSNWEGCAGRRDACQSSILRYYRGELIPLITPVGNKTLNPVNEMRKFTLVVTDTHFYIGKSYSSSPQKESLSNLSWDKYPYPTLEEVENNASKPHTLEAPNPEMKTPSGQTQFDCSDPSISPMSKLGDYGRDYRIKK from the coding sequence ATGCGATACAAGTTATCCTATTTTTTTATTTTACTCTTGTCTACATCGACACTTTCTGGCTGTTTATCATTAAAAGAAAAAGCCGCAATTAAAGCGGAAAAAGATAAGATTGAACAGCAACGTCAATTAGAAGAGTTACGAAAAACATTTAAGCCTCCAGTGGTTATTTACCGCATTGACGACCATCGATTTTTTACCCTCGAAGAATTTAATGAAAAACGCGAAGGCTATACGTTTTATAACAACACACAAACTCAAGCTCACTTTAAAGTGTATAACGGTTCGGCATGTAACTTTCGTGGACGACTAATTTGGGCTGCACAATCTGATGAGTATATTGCTTTTCCTGCTGTGGATAGTAATTGGGAAGGTTGTGCAGGACGTCGAGATGCCTGCCAAAGCTCGATTTTACGCTATTATAGAGGTGAGCTGATTCCACTAATTACTCCGGTGGGTAATAAAACACTTAATCCCGTTAATGAAATGAGAAAATTTACCCTTGTGGTGACAGATACCCATTTTTATATTGGAAAAAGCTACAGTTCTTCTCCTCAGAAAGAATCATTAAGTAACTTATCCTGGGATAAGTACCCTTACCCAACACTCGAAGAAGTAGAAAATAATGCATCGAAACCCCATACATTAGAAGCTCCCAATCCAGAAATGAAAACTCCTTCAGGACAAACTCAATTTGATTGCAGTGATCCCTCTATTTCCCCGATGTCAAAGTTAGGTGACTATGGGCGAGATTATAGAATTAAAAAATAG
- a CDS encoding T6SS immunity protein Tli3 family protein: MFVKLLKLPFIVIISTTLLSGCLSLKEKAAIKAEKDKIEQQRQLEELRKTFKPPVIIYRIDDHRFFTLEEFNEKREGYTFYNNTQTQAHFKVYNSSACNFHGRLIWAATQDDYIAFPATASNWYGCAGRRDACQSSILRYYRGELVPLITPVGNKTLNPVNEMRKFTLVVTDTHFYIGKSYSSSPQKESLSNLSWDKYPYPTLEEVENNTSKPHTLEAPNPEMKTPSGQTQFDCSDPSISPMSKLGDYGQDYRIKK, translated from the coding sequence ATGTTCGTTAAATTATTAAAATTACCTTTTATTGTTATTATTAGCACCACCTTACTTTCTGGCTGTTTATCATTAAAAGAAAAAGCCGCAATTAAAGCGGAAAAAGATAAGATTGAACAGCAACGTCAATTAGAAGAGTTACGAAAAACATTTAAGCCTCCGGTGATTATTTACCGTATTGATGACCATCGCTTTTTTACCCTCGAAGAATTTAATGAAAAACGCGAAGGCTATACGTTTTATAACAACACACAAACTCAAGCTCATTTTAAAGTGTATAACAGTTCAGCATGTAATTTTCATGGACGTTTAATTTGGGCGGCTACACAGGATGACTATATTGCTTTTCCAGCGACTGCCAGCAATTGGTATGGCTGCGCAGGACGTCGAGATGCCTGCCAAAGCTCGATTTTACGCTATTATAGAGGTGAGCTGGTTCCACTAATTACTCCGGTGGGTAATAAAACACTTAATCCCGTTAATGAAATGAGAAAATTTACCCTTGTGGTGACAGATACCCATTTTTATATTGGAAAAAGCTACAGTTCTTCTCCTCAGAAAGAATCATTAAGTAACTTATCTTGGGATAAGTACCCTTACCCAACACTCGAAGAAGTGGAAAATAATACATCGAAACCTCATACATTAGAAGCGCCCAATCCAGAAATGAAAACTCCTTCAGGGCAAACTCAATTTGATTGCAGTGACCCTTCTATTTCCCCAATGTCAAAGTTAGGTGACTATGGGCAAGATTATAGAATTAAAAAATAG
- a CDS encoding T6SS immunity protein Tli3 family protein — protein sequence MFVKLLKLPFIVIISTTLLSGCLSLKEKAAIKAEKDKIEQQRQLEELRKTFKPPVVIYRIDDHRFFTLEEFNEKREGYTFYNNTQTQAHFKVYNGSACNFRGRLIWAAQSDEYIAFPAVDSNWEGCAGRRDACQSSILQYVKGKFMPVVMPLGNKTLNPVKETEYFTLVVTDNHFYIGKGYAPPPQKEPLSDLYWEKYSYDTNEDIKNRISKPYALEAPSYEIKTPSGQTQFDCSDPSISPMSKLGDYGVDYQLVK from the coding sequence ATGTTCGTTAAATTATTAAAATTACCTTTTATTGTTATTATTAGCACCACCTTACTTTCTGGCTGTTTATCATTAAAAGAAAAAGCCGCAATTAAAGCGGAAAAAGATAAGATTGAACAGCAACGTCAATTAGAAGAGTTACGAAAAACATTTAAGCCTCCAGTGGTTATTTACCGCATTGACGACCATCGATTTTTTACCCTCGAAGAATTTAATGAAAAACGCGAAGGCTATACGTTTTATAACAACACACAAACTCAAGCTCACTTTAAAGTGTATAACGGTTCGGCATGTAACTTTCGTGGACGACTAATTTGGGCTGCACAATCTGATGAGTATATTGCTTTTCCTGCTGTGGATAGTAATTGGGAAGGTTGTGCAGGACGTCGAGATGCCTGCCAAAGCTCGATTCTACAGTACGTTAAAGGGAAATTCATGCCTGTAGTTATGCCTCTGGGCAATAAAACACTCAACCCAGTGAAAGAGACTGAATATTTTACCCTTGTGGTAACAGATAATCACTTTTATATCGGAAAAGGCTATGCTCCCCCTCCTCAAAAAGAACCATTAAGTGACTTATATTGGGAAAAATACTCTTATGATACAAATGAGGATATAAAAAATAGAATATCAAAGCCTTATGCGTTAGAAGCCCCTTCCTATGAAATAAAAACTCCATCAGGACAAACTCAATTTGATTGCAGTGATCCCTCTATTTCCCCAATGTCAAAGTTAGGTGACTATGGCGTAGATTATCAGTTAGTAAAATAA
- a CDS encoding T6SS immunity protein Tli3 family protein translates to MLINLFKLPFIFIISTTLLSGCLSLKEKATIKMLEDDLVHLHSILEEAKNLAPPSIIYRIDEHRFFTLEQYNQKRGGMTYYNNTQKGIHQKILDSSACRYKGRLIWSTDKDDAFAFPSVLSSRYSQCVGTKYGCINVILVTLNGGKKFAPTNAGFGITTYDPEYYSANFDIIVTSDGFYLGKSSYRQQNDELDSPWWRKFYFDPSDSNYIHDDVGDKETPSITLKTPSEQTRFDCSDPAIYPISK, encoded by the coding sequence ATGTTAATTAATTTATTTAAATTACCTTTTATTTTTATTATTAGCACCACCTTACTTTCTGGCTGTTTATCATTAAAAGAAAAAGCCACTATAAAAATGCTAGAAGATGATTTAGTTCATCTACATTCAATTCTTGAAGAAGCTAAAAATCTGGCACCACCCAGTATTATTTATCGTATTGATGAACATCGTTTTTTTACACTAGAACAATATAACCAGAAACGAGGAGGAATGACTTACTACAACAATACACAAAAAGGTATTCATCAAAAAATTCTGGATTCGTCAGCTTGCCGCTATAAAGGCCGATTAATTTGGTCAACTGATAAAGATGATGCTTTCGCTTTTCCTTCCGTACTGAGTAGCCGATATAGTCAATGCGTTGGAACAAAATATGGATGCATCAATGTTATTTTAGTCACATTAAATGGAGGAAAAAAATTTGCTCCTACAAATGCCGGCTTTGGTATTACGACTTATGATCCTGAATATTACTCTGCTAATTTTGATATTATTGTCACATCAGATGGCTTCTATTTAGGTAAGTCTTCTTATAGACAACAAAATGATGAACTTGATTCCCCTTGGTGGCGTAAATTCTATTTTGATCCTTCCGACTCTAATTATATTCATGATGATGTAGGCGATAAGGAAACACCATCCATTACTTTAAAAACACCTTCTGAGCAAACTCGTTTTGATTGTAGTGACCCAGCTATTTATCCTATTTCAAAATAA
- a CDS encoding PAAR domain-containing protein, with translation MKNIIRLGDPTSHGGHVISSSSTLIINGKKATLLYDIVSCPLHGDNQIIESSSHYNENGKGIVFDGCKTQCGSIVYSSCNDMEI, from the coding sequence ATGAAAAATATCATTCGATTAGGTGATCCAACCTCTCATGGAGGACACGTAATATCATCGAGCTCTACTCTTATTATTAATGGAAAAAAAGCTACGCTTCTTTATGATATTGTCTCATGTCCTCTACATGGGGATAATCAAATCATTGAAAGTAGTTCACATTATAATGAGAATGGTAAAGGTATTGTGTTTGATGGTTGTAAAACACAATGTGGATCTATTGTTTATTCAAGTTGTAATGATATGGAAATATAA
- a CDS encoding ImcF-related family protein — translation MKSKITRYLSLFVIISIISLATIVFLFIIFNKTSITATQSYLMIGSVIFSLVVLFFLSRYFKPNIIMDIEDNDKENKLNKLNDRVNDWNKYIKENYSFTYKSKLSIQLLIGTSTSIEKLTPNLTTDIWQENNGTLLIYGGDIHQSIDENLIQDLKQLRRRRPLDAVIWVSENNLSQQPLGHSLFNHLNPTNTDTASRYFHQLFRQLRWQAPIWLWNISNNGEITTNEAPTVLYSAPLKATSEILSNDLKTLLPALMEQGTHAVLHNPTHTYLLALARFLQHEGCEKLANNLTPLLSGYHSLPFAGVLFSTPIYENVSVTSSKNNQWTSNPHWKALITANSQLPYQLKASPLGLNSKRILQYTVATAMTLWGIGMVVSYFMNRQLITQSQQQAQLATDNHQSEFARLQAQYGLQQTLGLLSYREKTSVPFWLRFGLSSNNALLSHLWPVYSQSMLPLLRDSTQQHLENYLHAFMQFPPESAERIEGAQSAYQVLKAYLMMGDPSRIDPAFFTESALSIWPEYNGLKEGEWQTLGTELLTFYASQLPYHNEWTIKPNRTLVAGSRTILIRQIGQRNGESALYQKILQQAQHNFADMTLDDMTGDTDVSFLLSSADTVPGIFTRKAWEESIEPAIKKAVHERREEIDWVLSDTQKETDIDISPEKLQQNLTERYFNDFSGSWLSFLNGLQWRETQSLSDTIDQLTLMSDVRQSPIIALMNTLSYQGKTGRQQEKLADSFVNSAKDLLNKEQQPVISQKAEFTGPLEPVFAPILAFTDPQSSAQNSDALSLQAYLTRVTRVRLKLQQVVNAPDPQAMSQALARSVFEGKTVDLSETRDYGSLIAASFGQEWNSFGDTLLVQPMSQAWQQLLAPTSQGINTQWRNAVVNDWNMAFGGRYPLKNTQSEISLPLMAQYLRPDNGRIQRFLETHLNGVLHKEGTHWVPDTTNAQGLTFNPEFLKALDKLSYLGDVVFANGEARLYFELRPGTSPDIMQTHLMIDKQSLIYDNQQPQWQRFVWPADTVASGASLSWITTNTGTRIYGDYRGVWGIIRLLEDAKIAPYAGSTSSYSVSWKTLNGQSLNYTLRTEMGEGPIVLLQLRNFVLPEKIFLD, via the coding sequence ATGAAATCAAAAATAACACGCTATCTTTCACTCTTTGTCATTATTTCAATAATTTCATTAGCTACAATTGTGTTTTTATTTATTATTTTCAATAAAACATCCATAACAGCAACTCAATCGTACTTAATGATTGGTTCTGTTATTTTCTCTTTAGTTGTACTTTTTTTCCTTTCTCGTTACTTTAAACCCAATATAATTATGGATATTGAAGATAATGATAAAGAAAATAAATTAAATAAATTAAATGACAGAGTAAATGATTGGAATAAATATATAAAAGAAAATTACTCATTCACTTACAAGTCAAAATTATCAATCCAACTCCTCATCGGCACCTCGACTTCTATAGAAAAACTCACTCCTAATCTAACAACGGATATCTGGCAAGAAAACAATGGAACATTGCTTATCTATGGTGGCGATATCCATCAAAGTATTGATGAAAATTTAATTCAAGATTTAAAACAACTGCGCCGACGTCGTCCGCTCGATGCGGTTATTTGGGTGTCAGAGAATAACTTATCGCAACAACCGCTTGGTCATTCCTTATTTAATCACTTAAATCCGACCAATACAGATACAGCTAGCCGTTATTTCCACCAGCTATTTCGTCAATTACGCTGGCAAGCCCCCATTTGGCTTTGGAATATCAGTAATAACGGTGAAATAACAACAAATGAAGCCCCCACAGTCCTTTATTCAGCACCTTTAAAAGCGACGTCTGAAATACTTTCTAATGACTTAAAAACGCTTTTACCCGCATTAATGGAACAAGGCACACACGCTGTCTTGCATAACCCAACACACACTTACCTACTAGCATTAGCGCGTTTTCTTCAACATGAAGGATGTGAAAAACTCGCCAATAACTTGACTCCGCTTTTATCGGGTTATCACTCGTTGCCGTTCGCTGGCGTACTCTTTAGTACACCTATTTATGAGAATGTGTCTGTAACTTCATCAAAGAATAATCAGTGGACATCAAATCCCCATTGGAAAGCGTTAATTACCGCAAATTCACAACTGCCCTATCAGTTAAAAGCATCGCCTTTAGGTCTAAACTCCAAACGTATTTTGCAATATACCGTCGCAACTGCCATGACGCTGTGGGGAATTGGAATGGTAGTTTCTTATTTTATGAATCGCCAATTAATTACCCAAAGCCAGCAACAAGCGCAGTTAGCAACAGACAATCATCAATCTGAATTTGCCCGCCTACAGGCACAATATGGCTTACAACAAACACTCGGTTTATTAAGCTATCGAGAGAAAACTTCTGTTCCATTTTGGTTACGATTTGGATTAAGCAGTAATAACGCATTGCTTAGTCATCTATGGCCGGTTTATAGCCAATCCATGTTGCCGTTATTACGTGATTCAACCCAACAACATCTTGAAAATTATCTTCACGCGTTTATGCAATTTCCGCCTGAAAGTGCAGAACGAATTGAAGGCGCTCAATCCGCATATCAAGTCTTAAAAGCCTATTTGATGATGGGTGATCCTTCCCGTATTGACCCTGCATTCTTCACTGAAAGTGCATTAAGTATTTGGCCTGAATATAACGGATTAAAAGAGGGAGAATGGCAAACATTAGGAACGGAATTATTAACCTTCTATGCCTCTCAATTACCTTATCACAATGAATGGACAATCAAGCCTAATCGTACGTTAGTTGCCGGAAGCCGAACTATTCTTATTCGCCAAATTGGCCAACGTAATGGCGAGTCTGCGCTGTACCAAAAAATCTTACAACAAGCACAGCATAACTTTGCGGATATGACGTTAGATGATATGACTGGTGATACGGATGTCAGTTTCTTATTAAGTTCAGCAGATACGGTACCCGGTATTTTTACACGTAAAGCATGGGAAGAATCGATTGAACCGGCGATTAAAAAAGCCGTTCATGAGAGACGCGAAGAAATAGATTGGGTATTAAGTGACACACAAAAAGAGACCGATATTGATATCTCACCAGAAAAGCTCCAGCAAAATCTCACAGAACGCTATTTTAATGATTTTTCAGGCAGTTGGTTAAGCTTCCTCAATGGGTTGCAGTGGCGAGAAACACAAAGTCTCTCCGATACCATTGATCAACTCACTTTAATGAGCGACGTCAGACAATCCCCTATTATTGCCTTAATGAATACACTTTCTTATCAAGGTAAAACAGGTCGCCAACAAGAAAAACTAGCAGACTCTTTTGTTAACTCAGCCAAAGATTTATTAAACAAAGAACAACAACCGGTTATTAGTCAAAAAGCAGAATTCACCGGCCCTCTAGAGCCTGTTTTTGCGCCAATACTGGCCTTTACCGATCCTCAATCTTCAGCGCAAAACAGTGATGCGTTAAGCCTACAAGCCTACCTCACACGCGTGACTAGAGTTCGCTTAAAACTTCAACAAGTTGTTAATGCCCCCGATCCACAAGCCATGTCTCAAGCATTGGCTCGAAGTGTTTTTGAAGGAAAAACCGTCGATTTATCAGAAACTCGAGATTACGGCAGTTTGATTGCAGCAAGCTTTGGGCAAGAGTGGAATAGCTTTGGTGATACATTGCTTGTGCAACCCATGTCTCAAGCATGGCAACAGTTATTAGCGCCCACTTCGCAAGGTATTAACACTCAATGGCGAAATGCCGTTGTTAATGACTGGAATATGGCATTTGGTGGTCGCTATCCACTCAAAAATACGCAAAGTGAAATCTCATTACCTTTAATGGCGCAATATCTACGCCCTGATAATGGTCGTATTCAGCGCTTCCTTGAAACTCACCTTAACGGTGTTTTGCATAAAGAAGGTACACACTGGGTACCCGATACCACCAATGCACAAGGCTTAACCTTTAACCCTGAGTTCTTAAAAGCCTTAGATAAACTAAGCTACTTAGGGGATGTGGTTTTTGCGAATGGTGAAGCGCGTCTTTACTTTGAGTTACGCCCAGGTACATCACCTGACATTATGCAAACCCACCTAATGATAGATAAACAATCTCTTATCTATGATAACCAACAACCTCAATGGCAACGCTTTGTTTGGCCGGCAGATACCGTTGCCTCTGGTGCATCACTCAGTTGGATCACCACCAATACAGGTACACGTATTTATGGTGATTATCGCGGCGTCTGGGGCATTATTCGTTTATTGGAAGATGCCAAAATTGCCCCTTATGCCGGTAGCACCAGTAGTTACTCTGTCAGTTGGAAAACCTTAAATGGGCAATCGCTAAACTATACCTTAAGAACTGAAATGGGCGAGGGTCCAATCGTACTCTTGCAATTGCGCAATTTTGTTTTACCAGAAAAGATTTTTTTAGATTAA
- the tssA gene encoding type VI secretion system protein TssA produces MSLLDTLISSCFADDTNKVQQLAQQQIALWDRWLLPITPNQPVGDDPSYEDDFERMKEEVNKLSGADTELICLLAEKLLLNSCKDVRVVTYYIWARLHKEGEHGLADSLGLLSGLLIRYHDTLLPSRATSRKSALEWLSGQRVLDSLSLYPEVDHHEFSRIIALLATIEAELETWNEAERPQLAGLHQALEKRLAQSGGTSSLVPQNISKNESTYNSASTSSSLSQSTPIETIQSGRELLDQSKMLANYLRNQPSGWLAGHRLMKVVRWDTLHQLPPQDQQGCTRLSPPRTDARAQLKRLYLQQSWGELAEQADKLFAEGVNHFWLDVQWYLYQALSKSPAPWNAWSDIIKNDLKQFLTRLPDLEKLSWEDGTPFADEVTLSWIKQHVMEENFDAMQGLSNSYSHQSEDEPILALETEAITQADNEGIEVALKWLQHRPDISTSRQKWLLNLVMARVAEQFARHDLALNLLRELDKKALSMSLTQWEPNYIFEVKARQLHLYRAKIQRNTSDKPHIEQQMELLLSELTAIDPVRSAILYS; encoded by the coding sequence ATGTCCTTATTGGATACCTTAATTTCATCATGTTTTGCTGATGATACAAACAAAGTGCAACAACTTGCTCAACAACAAATCGCTTTATGGGATCGTTGGTTATTACCGATTACCCCTAATCAACCTGTGGGTGATGATCCCAGTTATGAAGATGACTTTGAGCGAATGAAAGAAGAAGTCAACAAACTCTCTGGCGCTGATACTGAACTGATTTGTTTACTTGCTGAAAAATTACTGCTCAATTCCTGCAAAGATGTGCGCGTGGTGACTTATTATATTTGGGCACGCTTACACAAAGAAGGTGAACACGGACTTGCCGATTCTTTAGGGCTTTTAAGTGGGTTGCTTATTCGCTATCACGACACGCTATTACCTAGCCGAGCCACGAGTAGAAAATCTGCTTTAGAGTGGTTATCAGGGCAACGCGTTTTAGATAGCTTATCGCTTTATCCTGAAGTCGATCATCATGAGTTTTCTCGTATTATCGCCTTATTAGCCACTATTGAAGCGGAGCTTGAAACATGGAATGAAGCTGAAAGACCACAGCTTGCAGGATTACATCAAGCACTCGAAAAACGCCTTGCTCAATCTGGTGGCACAAGCTCATTAGTACCACAAAATATCAGCAAAAATGAATCCACTTATAACTCGGCTTCAACGTCTTCTTCTTTATCACAAAGCACACCAATAGAAACAATACAGTCAGGTCGTGAATTATTAGATCAATCTAAAATGCTTGCTAACTACTTACGCAATCAACCTAGCGGCTGGTTAGCAGGACATAGATTAATGAAAGTAGTGAGATGGGATACGCTTCATCAACTTCCCCCACAAGATCAGCAAGGTTGTACTCGCCTTTCCCCGCCAAGAACTGACGCCAGAGCACAGCTTAAACGTCTCTATTTACAACAAAGTTGGGGTGAACTTGCAGAACAAGCTGATAAGCTTTTTGCAGAAGGTGTTAACCATTTTTGGTTAGATGTGCAATGGTATCTCTATCAAGCACTCAGTAAATCACCTGCTCCTTGGAATGCATGGTCTGACATTATAAAAAACGATTTAAAACAGTTTCTTACCCGCCTTCCTGATTTAGAAAAATTATCATGGGAAGACGGTACGCCCTTTGCCGATGAAGTGACATTAAGTTGGATAAAACAACATGTTATGGAAGAAAACTTTGATGCTATGCAAGGGTTATCAAATAGTTACTCTCACCAATCTGAAGATGAACCGATATTGGCATTAGAAACTGAGGCTATCACACAAGCGGATAATGAAGGTATAGAGGTTGCACTAAAATGGCTACAACACCGTCCTGATATCAGCACTTCAAGACAAAAATGGTTATTAAACCTCGTTATGGCGCGAGTAGCAGAACAATTTGCTCGTCACGATCTGGCATTAAACTTATTACGAGAACTCGATAAAAAAGCGCTTTCAATGTCATTAACACAATGGGAGCCTAACTATATTTTTGAAGTGAAAGCACGACAACTTCATCTTTACCGAGCAAAAATCCAACGTAACACCTCAGATAAACCCCACATAGAACAACAAATGGAACTGTTACTCAGTGAATTAACCGCTATCGATCCCGTTCGCTCTGCGATTTTATATTCTTAA